From the genome of Streptacidiphilus sp. PB12-B1b:
TCACCAGCGGCGACCAGCACCGCTGCGCCGATCCGCTGCTCACCCGCGCCTGGGTGGGCAGCGTCCGGGCCATGGGGTGGAAGGTGGTCCCGCTGGACATCGGCCTGCAGGCCCCCTGCAGCGACTACCCCGGCAAGCCCCTGCACATCGACCCCGTGCACGCCGTCGACCAGGGCCGCGCCGAGGCCACCCGGGCCGTCGCCGGGCTCGACGCCCTGGGCATCGGCGCGGGCAGCCCGGTCTACTCCGACATGGAGGCGTACCCGCAGGACAGCCCCGGCTGCGCGCAGGCCGTGGTCGACTTCGCCCTCGGCTGGACCGCCCAACTCCACAGCCTCGGCGACCGCTCCGGCTTCTACTCCAGCATGGACTCCGGCATCGCCGACATGATGTCCGCCGCCCGGGCCGGATGCTCGCCCCTGCCGGACGCCCTCTGGTACGCGCGCTGGGACGGCAGGGCCGACACCGCCGGCAGCGGCTACCTCACTGACGACCTGTGGTCCGGCCACGCCCGCATCCACCAACTGAGCGGCAACGTCACCGAGACCTACGCCGGTGCCACCCTGGTGATCGACCAGGACTGGCTCGACGGCCCCGTCGCCGACTGAGTGTCCGGGACGGCGAAGGGCCCCGGCGGCCGCGTGGGCGGCGGGCGGGGCCCTTCGGTGCGTGGTGGGGGCGGTCAGCCCTGGTGCGGCTTGGCGGAGAGGATCTTCACCGTCGCTTTGCGGCCGTTCGGCAGCTCGTAGCTGGCGGTCTCGCCGATCTTGCGGGCGTCGATCGCGCGGCCGAGCGGGGACTGCGGCGAGTAGGTCTCCAGGTCGCTGGAGGCTGCCTCGCGCGAGCCCAGCAGGAAGGTGGTGGTGTCGTCCTCGTCGCCGTCCCAGGCGATGGTGACCACCATGCCGGGGCCCACCACGCCGTTGTCGGCGGGGGCTGCGCCGACCTGGGCGCGCTCCAGGAGCTGGTTGAGCTGGCGGATGCGCAGCTCCATCTTGCCCTGCTCCTCGCGGGCCGCGTGGTACCCGGCGTTCTCCTTGAGATCGCCTTCCTCGCGGGCCGCCTCGATCTTCTGCGTGATCTCGGCGCGTGCAGGACCCGACAGGTGCTCCAGCTCTGCGCGGAGCTGGTCGTACGCCTCCTGGGTGAGCCAGGTGACGTTTTCGCTGGTCTGGGTCACAGGTGCTCCTCGTAGGTACATGGGAAGAGGGGTGGGATACAAATCAACGCCCGCATCCGGGGGACCTGTACCCCGGAAGGGGCGAAACCACGAGTCTAACAATGTCCGGCGGCTCGGGGAGTGCCCACGCGAGCGGCGGCGCGCGGAACGGGCGCGGGCGCGGGCGGAGGAGGGGGGTCACCGTCGGTCGCGGACGGACGCGGACGGTAGTTGACGGACGCGTCCGGGAGCGCGGCCCTGCGGCCCTGCGGCCCGGCTGCGGTCAGGAGGAGCAGCTGACGAGCTCCCCGGTGGTGCCCAGTCCGCTGGTCCTGAGGTCCACGATGGTGTCGTAGGTGCTGGCGGCC
Proteins encoded in this window:
- a CDS encoding DUF1906 domain-containing protein: MPRLRASLAAAVACLALPIAVGSTPAHGSGHPLAPGHRITRTVLPEDPAALARLDADPPALYHGAGFDPCAAPPLSAMAAWKAASPYRAIGIFTSGDQHRCADPLLTRAWVGSVRAMGWKVVPLDIGLQAPCSDYPGKPLHIDPVHAVDQGRAEATRAVAGLDALGIGAGSPVYSDMEAYPQDSPGCAQAVVDFALGWTAQLHSLGDRSGFYSSMDSGIADMMSAARAGCSPLPDALWYARWDGRADTAGSGYLTDDLWSGHARIHQLSGNVTETYAGATLVIDQDWLDGPVAD
- the greA gene encoding transcription elongation factor GreA, encoding MTQTSENVTWLTQEAYDQLRAELEHLSGPARAEITQKIEAAREEGDLKENAGYHAAREEQGKMELRIRQLNQLLERAQVGAAPADNGVVGPGMVVTIAWDGDEDDTTTFLLGSREAASSDLETYSPQSPLGRAIDARKIGETASYELPNGRKATVKILSAKPHQG